A stretch of Equus caballus isolate H_3958 breed thoroughbred chromosome 11, TB-T2T, whole genome shotgun sequence DNA encodes these proteins:
- the FKBP10 gene encoding peptidyl-prolyl cis-trans isomerase FKBP10 isoform X1 → MWSSKGTTSPGPVPGKCRGGIMCATTTTALSRMARSLTRAMTAPPWWPSWWAWGASSPAWTEASWACVSASAAASLCLPTWAMAASAWVRRLGPWQGMQETSRQKQGPQGQKPDAQRGRGTHPRSHCICSAGCIAAAGLIPPDATLYFDVVLLDVWNKADTVQVSTLLRPPHCPRMVQDSDFVRYHYNGTLLDGTAFDTSYSSGGTYDTYVGSGWLIKGMDQGLLGMCPGERRKIIIPPFLAYGEKGYGTVIPAHASLVFHVLLIDVHNPKDTVQLETLELPPGCVRRAVAGDFMRYHYNGSLMDGTLFDSSYSRNHTYNTYVGQGYIIPGMDQGLQGACVGERRRITIPPHLAYGENGTGDKIPGSAVLVFDVHVIDFHNPADPVEVTTLSRPPEPCNETAKPGDFVRYHYNCSLLDGTRLFSSHDYEVPQEATLGANKVIEGLDEGLQGMCVGERRQLVVPPHLAHGESGARGVPGSAVLLFEVELVSREEGLPAGYLFVWHEDPPANLFEDLDLNKDGEVPPEEFSTFIKAQVSEGKGRLMPGQDPEKIIGDMFQNQDRNQDGKITAEELKLKSDEDQERVHEEL, encoded by the exons ATGTGGTCATCGAAAGGTACCACATCCCCAGGGCCTGTCCCCGGGAAGTGCAGAGGGGGGATTATGTGCGCTACCACTACAACGGCACTTTCGAGGATGGCAAGAAGTTTGACTCGAG CTATGACCGCACCACCTTGGTGGCCATCGTGGTGGGCGTGGGGCGCCTCATCACCGGCATGGACCGAGGCCTCATGGGCATGTGTGTCAGCGAGCGCCGCCGCCTCATTGTGCCTCCCCACCTGGGCTATGGCAGCATCGGCGTGGGTGAGACGGCTGGGGCCCTGGCAGGGGATGCAGGAGACCAGCAGGCAGAAGCAAGGACCCCAAGGCCAGAAACCTGAtgctcagagagggagagggactcacccaaggtcacactgcatATGCAGCGCAGGATGCATAGCGGCAG CGGGGCTCATACCCCCGGATGCCACCCTCTACTTTGACGTGGTCCTGCTGGATGTGTGGAACAAGGCGGACACTGTGCAGGTGAGCACCTTGCTGCGTCCACCCCACTGCCCCCGCATGGTCCAGGACAGTGACTTTGTCCGCTACCACTACAATGGCACACTGCTGGACGGCACCGCCTTTGACACCAG TTATAGTAGTGGTGGCACTTATGATACCTACGTTGGCTCTGGCTGGCTGATCAAGGGCATGGACCAGGGGCTGCTGGGCATGTGtcctggagagagaaggaagatcaTCATTCCTCCATTCCTGGCCTATGGCGAGAAAGGCTATG GGACCGTGATCCCCGCGCATGCCTCCCTGGTCTTCCACGTCCTACTGATTGACGTCCACAACCCGAAGGACACTGTCCAGCTGGAGACACTGGAGCTACCGCCCGGCTGTGTCCGGAGAGCCGTGGCTGGGGACTTCATGCGTTACCACTACAACGGCTCGCTGATGGACGGCACCCTCTTTGATTCCAG CTACTCGCGAAACCACACCTACAATACCTACGTGGGGCAGGGCTACATCATCCCCGGGATGGACCAGGGGCTGCAGGGCGCATGCGTGGGCGAGCGCCGGAGGATCACCATCCCCCCTCACCTGGCCTATGGGGAGAACGGGACTG GAGACAAGATCCCTGGCTCCGCTGTGCTGGTCTTCGACGTGCACGTCATCGACTTCCACAACCCTGCGGATCCCGTGGAAGTCACCACGCTGTCCCGGCCCCCTGAGCCCTGCAACGAGACCGCCAAGCCCGGGGACTTCGTGCGATACCACTACAACTGCTCTCTGCTGGATGGCACCAGGCTCTTCTCCTC CCATGACTATGAGGTCCCCCAGGAGGCGACTCTGGGGGCCAACAAGGTGATTGAAGGCCTGGACGAGGGCCTGCAGGGCATGTGTGTGGGAGAGAGGCGGCAGCTCGTGGTGCCCCCGCACCTGGCACACGGGGAGAGCGGAG cccggGGGGTCCCTGGCAGTGCAGTGCTGCTGTTTGAGGTGGAGCTGGTGTCCCGagaggaggggctgcccgcaGGCTACCTGTTTGTGTGGCATGAGGACCCTCCTGCCAACCTGTTCGAAGACCTGGACCTTAACAAGGATGGCGAGGTTCCCCCAGAGGAG TTCTCCACCTTCATCAAGGCTCAAGTCAGTGAGGGCAAAGGACGCCTCATGCCTGGGCAGGACCCGGAGAAAATCATAGGGGACATGTTCCAGAACCAGGACCGCAACCAGGATGGCAAGATCACTGCCGAGGAACTCAAGCTGAAGTCGGACGAAGACCAGGAGCGGGTCCACGAGGAGCTCTGA
- the FKBP10 gene encoding peptidyl-prolyl cis-trans isomerase FKBP10 isoform X2 — MFREGPPSHTLLRLPLLQLLLLLLVQAVGRGLGRANPAGGPLEDVVIERYHIPRACPREVQRGDYVRYHYNGTFEDGKKFDSSYDRTTLVAIVVGVGRLITGMDRGLMGMCVSERRRLIVPPHLGYGSIGVAGLIPPDATLYFDVVLLDVWNKADTVQVSTLLRPPHCPRMVQDSDFVRYHYNGTLLDGTAFDTSYSSGGTYDTYVGSGWLIKGMDQGLLGMCPGERRKIIIPPFLAYGEKGYGTVIPAHASLVFHVLLIDVHNPKDTVQLETLELPPGCVRRAVAGDFMRYHYNGSLMDGTLFDSSYSRNHTYNTYVGQGYIIPGMDQGLQGACVGERRRITIPPHLAYGENGTGDKIPGSAVLVFDVHVIDFHNPADPVEVTTLSRPPEPCNETAKPGDFVRYHYNCSLLDGTRLFSSHDYEVPQEATLGANKVIEGLDEGLQGMCVGERRQLVVPPHLAHGESGARGVPGSAVLLFEVELVSREEGLPAGYLFVWHEDPPANLFEDLDLNKDGEVPPEEFSTFIKAQVSEGKGRLMPGQDPEKIIGDMFQNQDRNQDGKITAEELKLKSDEDQERVHEEL, encoded by the exons ATGTTCCGCGAGGGGCCCCCCAGCCACACCCTCCTTCGGCTCCCCCTGCTgcagttgctgctgctgctgctggtacaggccgtggggagggggctgggccgCGCCAACCCGGCCGGGGGCCCCCTGGAAGATGTGGTCATCGAAAGGTACCACATCCCCAGGGCCTGTCCCCGGGAAGTGCAGAGGGGGGATTATGTGCGCTACCACTACAACGGCACTTTCGAGGATGGCAAGAAGTTTGACTCGAG CTATGACCGCACCACCTTGGTGGCCATCGTGGTGGGCGTGGGGCGCCTCATCACCGGCATGGACCGAGGCCTCATGGGCATGTGTGTCAGCGAGCGCCGCCGCCTCATTGTGCCTCCCCACCTGGGCTATGGCAGCATCGGCGTGG CGGGGCTCATACCCCCGGATGCCACCCTCTACTTTGACGTGGTCCTGCTGGATGTGTGGAACAAGGCGGACACTGTGCAGGTGAGCACCTTGCTGCGTCCACCCCACTGCCCCCGCATGGTCCAGGACAGTGACTTTGTCCGCTACCACTACAATGGCACACTGCTGGACGGCACCGCCTTTGACACCAG TTATAGTAGTGGTGGCACTTATGATACCTACGTTGGCTCTGGCTGGCTGATCAAGGGCATGGACCAGGGGCTGCTGGGCATGTGtcctggagagagaaggaagatcaTCATTCCTCCATTCCTGGCCTATGGCGAGAAAGGCTATG GGACCGTGATCCCCGCGCATGCCTCCCTGGTCTTCCACGTCCTACTGATTGACGTCCACAACCCGAAGGACACTGTCCAGCTGGAGACACTGGAGCTACCGCCCGGCTGTGTCCGGAGAGCCGTGGCTGGGGACTTCATGCGTTACCACTACAACGGCTCGCTGATGGACGGCACCCTCTTTGATTCCAG CTACTCGCGAAACCACACCTACAATACCTACGTGGGGCAGGGCTACATCATCCCCGGGATGGACCAGGGGCTGCAGGGCGCATGCGTGGGCGAGCGCCGGAGGATCACCATCCCCCCTCACCTGGCCTATGGGGAGAACGGGACTG GAGACAAGATCCCTGGCTCCGCTGTGCTGGTCTTCGACGTGCACGTCATCGACTTCCACAACCCTGCGGATCCCGTGGAAGTCACCACGCTGTCCCGGCCCCCTGAGCCCTGCAACGAGACCGCCAAGCCCGGGGACTTCGTGCGATACCACTACAACTGCTCTCTGCTGGATGGCACCAGGCTCTTCTCCTC CCATGACTATGAGGTCCCCCAGGAGGCGACTCTGGGGGCCAACAAGGTGATTGAAGGCCTGGACGAGGGCCTGCAGGGCATGTGTGTGGGAGAGAGGCGGCAGCTCGTGGTGCCCCCGCACCTGGCACACGGGGAGAGCGGAG cccggGGGGTCCCTGGCAGTGCAGTGCTGCTGTTTGAGGTGGAGCTGGTGTCCCGagaggaggggctgcccgcaGGCTACCTGTTTGTGTGGCATGAGGACCCTCCTGCCAACCTGTTCGAAGACCTGGACCTTAACAAGGATGGCGAGGTTCCCCCAGAGGAG TTCTCCACCTTCATCAAGGCTCAAGTCAGTGAGGGCAAAGGACGCCTCATGCCTGGGCAGGACCCGGAGAAAATCATAGGGGACATGTTCCAGAACCAGGACCGCAACCAGGATGGCAAGATCACTGCCGAGGAACTCAAGCTGAAGTCGGACGAAGACCAGGAGCGGGTCCACGAGGAGCTCTGA
- the P3H4 gene encoding endoplasmic reticulum protein SC65, with amino-acid sequence MGRAAWGLLWLLLGSAGAQYEKYSFRGFPPEDLMPLAAAYGHALEQYEGESWRESARYLEAALRLHRLLRDSEAFCHANCSGPAPPAAAAPGPAPGPDGSHGDEWARELRLFGRVLERAACLRRCKRSLPAFQVPYPPRQLLRDFQSRLPYQYLHYALFKANRLEKAVAAAYTFLQRNPKHELTAKYLSYYRGLLDAAEEPLTDLEAQPYEAVFLRAVKLYNSGDFRSSTEDMERALTEYLGVFARCLVGCEGAHEQVDFKDFYPAIADLFAESLQCKVDCEANLTPNVGGYFVEKFVATMYHYLQFAYYKLNDVRQAARSAASYMLFDPEDSVMQQNLVYYRFHRARWGLEEDDFQPREEAMLYHNQTAELRELLEFAHMYLQSDDEMELEETEPPVEPKEPPSDAEFEGEGDYEEGMYADWWQEPDAKGDEAEAEPEPELA; translated from the exons ATGGGGCGGGCGGCGTGGGGactgctgtggctgctgctgggcAGCGCCGGGGCGCAGTACGAGAAGTACAGCTTCCGGGGCTTCCCGCCCGAGGACCTGATGCCCCTGGCCGCGGCCTACGGGCACGCGCTGGAGCAGTACGAGGGCGAGAGCTGGCGCGAGAGCGCGCGCTACCTCGAGGCGGCGCTGCGGCTGCACCGGCTGCTGCGGGACAGCGAGGCTTTCTGCCACGCCAACTGCAgcggccccgcgccgcccgccgccgcggCCCCCGGGCCCGCGCCCGGCCCCGACGGCAGCCACGGCGACGAGTGGGCCCGCGAGCTGCGGCTCTTCGGCCGCGTCCTGGAGCGCGCTGCCTGCCTGCGGCGCTGCAAGCGCTCACTGCCCGCCTTCCAGGTGCCCTACCCGCCACGGCAGCTGCTGCGCGACTTCCAGAGCCGCCTGCCCTACCAGTACCTGCACTACGCGCTGTTCAAG GCTAACCGGCTGGAGAAGGCGGTGGCCGCGGCCTACACTTTCCTCCAAAGGAACCCGAAGCATGAGCTGACGGCCAAGTATCTCAGCTACTACCGGGGGCTGCTGGACGCGGCGGAGGAGCCCCTGACGGACTTGGAGGCCCAGCCCTACGAG GCCGTGTTCCTCCGGGCCGTGAAGCTCTACAACAGCGGGGACTTCCGCAGCAGCACCGAAGACATGGAGCGGGCCCTGACCGAGTACCTGGGCGTCTTTGCGCGGTGTCTGGTGGGCTGCGAGGGGGCCCATGAGCAGGTGGACTTCAAGGACTTCTACCCAGCCATAGCAG ATCTCTTTGCAGAGTCCCTGCAGTGCAAGGTGGACTGTGAGGCCAACCTCACCCCCAATGTGGGCGGCTACTTCGTGGAGAAGTTCGTGGCCACCATGTATCACTACTTGCAGTTTGCCTACTACAAGT TGAACGATGTGCGCCAGGCCGCCCGCAGCGCCGCCAGCTACATGCTCTTCGACCCCGAGGACAGTGTCATGCAGCAGAACCTGGTGTACTACCGCTTCCACCGGGCTCgctggggcctggaggaggaCGACTTCCAGCCCCGGGAG GAGGCCATGCTCTACCACAACCAGACTGCTGAGCTGCGGGAGCTGCTGGAGTTTGCACACATGTACCTGCAGTCAGATGACGAG ATGGAGCTGGAGGAGACAGAACCGCCTGTGGAGCCCAAGGAGCCCCCGTCCGATGCTGAGTTTGAGGGGGAGGGTGACTACGAGGAGGGCATGTATGCTGACTGGTGGCAGGAGCCGGATGCCAAGGGTGACGAGGCCGAGGCTG aGCCGGAGCCTGAACTAGCATGA